The DNA sequence CGGCCGTGAACATCGGCGCCTTCAACCTCGGCAACGCCCTCGCCGCCTGGCTCGGTGGCATGGTCATCGCGGCCGGCTACGGCTACACGTCCCCCAACTGGGTGGGCGCCGCCCTCGCCGCGGTCGCCCTGCTGCTCGCGTTCCTCTCGGCCGCCCTGGAGCGCCGCGACGCAACAGCCGTAGGCACCGTCGTCACAAGCGCCGCGCCCGCCGAGCAGCGAGCCGTCGTACACCACTGAGCCGACACCACTGAGCCGACCCGTCAGCGGGGTCAGGGCCGCCCCCGCACACACGGCTCCGTGACCGCCCACACCAAGACCTCAGTTCCACACCTTTGCACCACACATCAAGGAGAACGCCCCCATGAACACCAACACCGCCGTTGCGCCCCTGACCACCCAGGACGCCGACCTCCTCGTCGCCACCGCCCACCGGGCCGCCGAAGCCGCCGGAGTGACCGTCAGCGTCACCGTCCTCGACGCCGGAGGCCACCTGCTCGCGTTCCGGCGGGACGACCGAGCCGTGCTGATCGCCGGGGAGACCAGCACCCGCAAGGCCTACACGGCACTCCAGCTCAACGCCCCCACCGCCGATCTCGTCGAGGCCGTACAGCCGGGTGGCCTGTTCCACACCCTGCCGACCGCGCTGGACCGGCCGCTGCTGTTCATCGCGGGCGGCGTCCCGATCCATCGGGACGGCCGGCTGATCGGTGCCATTGGCGTGGGCGGCGGTGCGCCCGAGCAGGACCACCAGTTCGCGACGGCCGCGATCGAGGGACTTGTCTGACGGCACACCGCAGCAACGGGGGACGCTGTCAAAGCACCCCAGCAACAAGAACACGCCGGTTCCCGACGGGGACCGGCGTGTTCCATGACCGCCCCAGCCCACAGCTCCTCGGCCGGCAGCCGGCTACCTCAGCCCGCCGCCACCGTCACCGGCGCGAACC is a window from the Streptomyces sp. NBC_00299 genome containing:
- a CDS encoding GlcG/HbpS family heme-binding protein, translating into MNTNTAVAPLTTQDADLLVATAHRAAEAAGVTVSVTVLDAGGHLLAFRRDDRAVLIAGETSTRKAYTALQLNAPTADLVEAVQPGGLFHTLPTALDRPLLFIAGGVPIHRDGRLIGAIGVGGGAPEQDHQFATAAIEGLV